Part of the Cytophagales bacterium genome is shown below.
GGATGCGTGGACTCCACAACCGTTTCGGTTCAACTAAGTGCTGCCGGTCCTGTTGCAAGCTTTACATCAAGTACAAATGTATGTGAAGGTGATAGTATCACATTCAATAACACATCTACAGACGCCACCGGTTTTAACTGGTCGTTCCCCGGAGGAACAACACCTGATACTACGATTCAAAATCCGGTAGTTACTTACAATTCAGCCGGTACTTTTGATGTTACATTAACAGCATTGGGTTGTTCTACGGATAGTACGATAACTATGGCGGGGTATATTACCGTTAATCCAATTTACAATTTCACTGACCCTGCCATAGCTATTTGCGATGGGGACAGCATCACCATCTACAGCGCTTTCAGAAGTGTCGCAGGAACATACTACGATAGCTCAACCACCATAAACGGTTGCGACAGTGTTCATTTAACAGTACTTACAGTAAACCCAACCTATTCCACCAGCACACCAGATACAACTATCTGCGATGGCGACAGCATAATGATATTCAGCATTTTCCGTACAACAGCAGGAACATATTATGACAGCTTAATCTCTGTTAATAATTGCGACAGCGTAATTTCTACAACCTTAATAGTTAATTCATTACCAACTGTTAATCTCGATGGAGATACTACGATTTGTAATGTTTGTTCAATAACGCTTGATGCGGGTGCAGGTTTTTCAAGCTATGACTGGTCAACCGGAGCAACTACTCAAACTATTATTGTTGATTCTGCTGGTACATATATTGTTACGGTTACTGATGCGAAGGGCTGTACGGGGAATGATACCATAGTGGTTGATATAGCATCTGGTTTAAATGAGTTGAGTAGTGTTGAAAGTATTAGTATTTACCCTAATCCCAACACAGGTGAGTTTGTAATAGAAATGCTTGTCCTGAACGAAGTGAAGGAACTCCAAATTAAATTATTTAATATAACTGGTCAGGTGATATACAGCGAAAATTTGAAACGATTTAAAGGGGTATATTTCAAACGAATTGATATAAAAGGACTTTCCGCAGGGGTTTACCAGTTGCAGATAAGAACAGGTTATGGTGAGGTTAATAAGAAGGTTGTTGTTGAATAGGCAGTTTTTACTCTTTCCAGTCCTTATAAATAAAAATCAACAATAAAATAAATAGCTCGTTTCTCTTTTTTTGCTCCCTTTTTTATTTCATTAATTTCCGATTCTCAACCTCTTGCAGAATTTTCATTTGTTGAATGGCTATTTGATTCAATTTAATAAGCCGTTCTTTTTGAGATATATTTTCGTTTATAAATACAGCATTAAGATTTTCCATATTAGACAGGCATATCAATTCTTTGATTGTAGCATAATCGCGGATATTCCCTTTTAAATCGGGATTAGCTTCCCGCCATTGTTTTGCAGTAACACCAAACATGGCAACATTCAAAACATCAGCCTCGTTGGCATATATGATTGATGTTTGAGCTGCTGATAGTTCTTTGGGAACAAGGTTTTTTTTGATGGCATCGGTATGGATATGGTAGTTTATCTTTGCTAATTCTCGTTTGGCTGTCCAGCCCAGTTGTTTCTGTTCTTCTTCCTTTAAGCGTTGGAATTCTTTAATCAAATAAAGCTTAAATGTTACGCTAATGGCTGAACCAAATTCAAAAGCAATATCTTTATGAGCATAAGTGCCACCATATTTACCTCTTTTAACAATTATCCCGATTGCATCAGTTTTTTCTATCCATTCCGAAACACTTAACACAAAATTCGGCAAACCGGCATGAGATTTAAAGTGGTCAAATTTGACCACTTTAAAATTTTGATTGTTTATTAGTTCCCAAGTGCCCAAATATTCCAGTGTATATCGGTTTCTTAACCAGTTTTTAATAATATCGGCAGCACGGCTCTCACTTTCTTTGGCATTAGCCATGTCAGTTAAAGAAATATAATCTTTTTCACCAACCGATATAATTGTAATTTCAGTATCTTTTACATTAATTTTCCGACTCATCTTCAACCTCCATTTTTACAGGTTCTACAAATTCAATTTTTAAAAATACGAAGGGTTGGGATATTTTTTCTTTTAATTCTGTCATTTTGTTTCTATCTTTTGTTTCATTTTCAAGGTGTCTGTTGTCTTTTTAAGCATGAACGCTAACTTACTCCTTCTAACAACTTTCCTCCTATAAATAAAAATCAACAATTATGTATCATATCATTCTTTTTAATTGGATAGTTTTCCAATAATTTCTTCGGGTTTTAGCTGCTCCTGTTCCCCTGAATTCATATCTCTCAGCGTCAATTTACCTGTTTTAATTTCCTCTGACCCGATTAAGATCACATAAGGGATTGATTTTTTATTAGCATAATCCATCTGTTTTTTCAATTTTGCCTGTTGGGGATATATTTCACTGTTTATTCCCGCAGAACGCAGCTTTGTTAGCACATTTAAAGAATATTTCTCAGATTCTTCATCGAAATTAGTGACCATCACAGCGGTAGTAGTTAGCCTCCCTTCACGAAAGAGCTTTAATTCTTCCAAAACCACGTAGAGCCGGTCTACACCAAATGAAAAACCTATACCCGAAACATTGAGCAAGCCAAACGAACC
Proteins encoded:
- a CDS encoding KilA-N domain-containing protein, with protein sequence MSRKINVKDTEITIISVGEKDYISLTDMANAKESESRAADIIKNWLRNRYTLEYLGTWELINNQNFKVVKFDHFKSHAGLPNFVLSVSEWIEKTDAIGIIVKRGKYGGTYAHKDIAFEFGSAISVTFKLYLIKEFQRLKEEEQKQLGWTAKRELAKINYHIHTDAIKKNLVPKELSAAQTSIIYANEADVLNVAMFGVTAKQWREANPDLKGNIRDYATIKELICLSNMENLNAVFINENISQKERLIKLNQIAIQQMKILQEVENRKLMK